The Methylomarinum vadi genome has a window encoding:
- the rpiA gene encoding ribose-5-phosphate isomerase RpiA — protein MNAKQRVAEHAASFVQDGMLVGLGTGSTADYFIQALARLKQDGLQFNAVSSSVVSQIKARALGLSVLALDQVSEIDLYVDGADEVDPDLVLLKGQGADLVREKLLAKASRQFLVLVDESKLVDRIGSNFSIPIEVMPFAWQMVKAQLEKAGGQGDLRRIPGKDNFMLSSHGSLILDMKFPEDMQTSELDDFLNDLPGVVEHGIFRNLASAVFIGKDDNVEQRWAEANS, from the coding sequence ATGAATGCCAAACAACGGGTCGCCGAGCACGCGGCCTCATTTGTTCAGGACGGAATGTTGGTGGGTTTGGGAACGGGGTCGACCGCCGACTATTTTATCCAGGCACTAGCCAGGCTAAAGCAGGATGGCTTGCAATTTAATGCCGTCTCCAGTTCCGTTGTCAGCCAGATCAAGGCGCGGGCATTGGGGTTATCAGTGTTAGCGCTGGACCAGGTGAGTGAAATCGACCTGTATGTCGACGGTGCCGATGAAGTCGATCCCGATTTGGTTTTGCTGAAAGGACAGGGCGCCGATTTAGTGCGGGAAAAGCTGCTGGCCAAAGCCAGCCGTCAATTCTTGGTATTGGTCGATGAAAGCAAACTGGTCGACCGGATTGGCAGCAATTTTTCCATTCCGATCGAAGTGATGCCATTTGCTTGGCAAATGGTCAAGGCGCAATTGGAGAAAGCCGGCGGGCAAGGCGATTTGCGCCGCATCCCCGGCAAGGACAATTTCATGCTGAGTTCCCACGGCAGTTTGATTCTGGATATGAAATTTCCCGAGGATATGCAAACGTCGGAATTGGACGATTTCTTGAACGATCTGCCGGGCGTGGTCGAGCACGGTATTTTCAGAAATCTCGCCAGTGCGGTGTTTATCGGCAAGGACGATAATGTTGAACAGCGTTGGGCCGAGGCTAACAGTTAG
- a CDS encoding diguanylate cyclase yields the protein MKKQDMDVFIRHVVNKHLSHLLPSEIVGYLDQQSQNPALTEPVAQAIQDWDSKISVQSYWQGVFSDHVEQKYQSLASLYKQALFAEKKLRITYEERAEEFLFNPFGLVIRNKQYFFAGCYENDPEPTLLPANKIHALSLTEESALPPASDFDLDAFSETYLNHPVPPSVIEHLIIEFPEKSYFYVKSHPIRCRNLTITEPQGSPGYFNLEAYEVPNTMKLQQWLSGFHDDAQVLKPSFLRRQINRSFVDQLTNLYNRNAFERLGQREIERFYRDHRRHFSLLVMDIDHFKAINDQHGHIFGDEVLVKVAECFRGYDAIRYGGEEFAILLADTHAHQAWAAAERIRQNIEQLAFKNENKQTVSITISIGIAEFPVHLLELDKQLLATEKNSKPADKYKSSLMTAITGQADKALYQAKASGRNRVVIYRPEFT from the coding sequence GTGAAAAAACAAGATATGGACGTCTTCATTCGCCATGTCGTCAACAAACATTTGTCCCATCTTTTGCCCTCGGAAATAGTGGGCTATCTCGACCAGCAATCCCAAAACCCGGCATTGACCGAACCTGTAGCCCAAGCCATCCAAGACTGGGACAGTAAGATTTCGGTGCAATCCTATTGGCAAGGCGTGTTTAGCGATCACGTCGAACAAAAATACCAATCGCTGGCCAGTCTTTATAAACAAGCCTTATTCGCCGAAAAAAAACTGAGAATCACCTACGAGGAACGAGCCGAGGAATTTTTGTTCAATCCCTTCGGCCTGGTTATCCGCAATAAACAATATTTCTTCGCCGGCTGTTATGAAAACGACCCGGAACCGACTTTATTGCCCGCCAACAAAATACACGCATTATCCTTGACCGAGGAAAGCGCATTGCCTCCCGCCAGCGACTTCGATCTCGATGCTTTTTCGGAAACCTATCTAAACCATCCCGTGCCGCCGTCGGTTATCGAACATTTAATCATCGAATTCCCGGAAAAATCCTATTTCTATGTAAAATCCCATCCGATCCGCTGCCGGAACCTGACCATCACGGAACCGCAAGGTTCTCCCGGTTACTTCAATCTGGAAGCCTACGAGGTGCCGAATACGATGAAACTGCAACAGTGGCTTTCCGGCTTCCACGATGACGCCCAGGTGTTGAAACCGAGCTTTCTACGCCGGCAGATTAATCGTTCGTTCGTCGACCAACTCACCAACCTCTATAACCGCAATGCTTTCGAACGACTCGGCCAACGCGAAATCGAACGCTTTTACCGTGATCACCGGCGCCATTTTTCCTTGCTGGTCATGGATATCGACCATTTCAAGGCGATCAACGACCAACACGGCCATATTTTCGGAGACGAAGTATTGGTCAAGGTCGCCGAGTGTTTCCGCGGCTATGACGCCATTCGTTATGGCGGAGAAGAGTTCGCGATATTGCTGGCCGACACCCACGCCCATCAGGCATGGGCCGCCGCCGAGCGGATCCGGCAAAATATCGAACAACTGGCTTTCAAGAACGAAAACAAACAAACGGTTTCGATTACCATCAGTATCGGCATCGCCGAATTTCCGGTTCACCTGTTGGAATTGGACAAGCAATTATTGGCTACCGAAAAAAACAGCAAACCCGCCGATAAGTACAAAAGCAGCCTGATGACAGCCATCACCGGCCAGGCCGATAAAGCCTTGTATCAAGCGAAAGCCTCCGGCCGTAACCGGGTTGTCATTTATCGACCGGAATTTACCTAG
- a CDS encoding F0F1 ATP synthase subunit gamma, whose product MTQSRVLQHHIGQLQEIRGILHSLKNMAFMEVHRLNQYQRTHNLVVQQIAEVAADFLHFFPGPTEIAPDYPSIIIVVGSERGFCGNFNDSLIENLAPLFPATLIAVGTRLCHRLRNNRIACTELAGANSSEEISQVLNALIAAISDLQQQHDFFRLSVLSHRDEHGGTMLRPLLPPFAAIESQVEHKSEPLLNLSPAQFLFELADQFVFSSLQDILLTSLSAENNQRLQHLDNAVRHLDQETAKLRRMSQIYRQEEITEEIEVILLNAENQLAS is encoded by the coding sequence ATGACCCAGAGCCGCGTTTTACAACATCATATCGGACAACTGCAAGAAATCCGCGGCATTTTGCATTCCTTAAAAAACATGGCTTTCATGGAAGTTCACCGCTTGAACCAGTACCAACGAACCCATAATCTGGTCGTGCAACAAATCGCCGAGGTCGCGGCCGATTTTTTACATTTTTTCCCCGGTCCAACCGAAATTGCGCCTGATTACCCGTCGATCATCATCGTGGTGGGTTCGGAAAGAGGATTTTGCGGCAATTTCAATGACAGCCTGATCGAAAACCTTGCACCGCTGTTTCCGGCCACCTTGATCGCCGTCGGCACCCGTCTGTGCCATCGCCTACGCAACAATCGTATCGCTTGTACCGAGCTGGCAGGCGCCAATAGTAGTGAAGAAATCAGCCAGGTATTGAATGCCCTGATCGCGGCGATCAGCGATCTACAACAACAGCACGATTTTTTCCGCTTATCGGTACTTTCGCATCGCGATGAACATGGCGGCACGATGCTGCGACCGTTACTTCCGCCTTTCGCCGCAATCGAAAGCCAGGTTGAACACAAAAGCGAACCCTTGTTGAATTTATCGCCGGCTCAATTCCTGTTCGAGTTGGCCGACCAATTTGTCTTTAGTTCGCTGCAAGACATTCTGCTGACCTCGTTGAGTGCCGAAAACAATCAGCGTTTACAGCATCTGGATAATGCTGTCAGACACCTGGACCAGGAAACGGCCAAACTACGCAGAATGAGTCAAATATACCGCCAGGAAGAGATAACCGAGGAGATCGAAGTCATATTATTGAATGCGGAAAACCAGCTGGCAAGTTGA